DNA sequence from the Lysinibacillus sp. OF-1 genome:
GACGTTTGATCTATACCAGCCTTAGTGACATATGCAATGCCTCCGTTACGATGGATTTCATCTAGTTGAACAGGAGTAAGATCTTGAGGTGTGGCAAATTTTAAAGTTTTAAACTTCCAAGTTACAGAACCAACAGGTTTTGAACCAACTTGTCCAATAAGAGCAGCATGAAGAAACTCAGAAATTTTATTGTGTTGAATAACAAATGTACGATCATACTTACCTACTTTTAATGCTTCTAAATCGGTTGCACTATCAACGATATGAGTAGCAATCTTTAATTCTTTTTCCTCAACTAAATCGCTAATTTCTTTATAGTCTGTAACTGCTCCTGTATCTAACATCACGAAATACCAATCATTATAAAAATAGTTTTCTAGTACAGAGACAGCTGTGACAGGGGGCTCTGCTGAAGGGTTATAAGTCGCGATAGCAACTTTGTCAGGTCTACTATCACCCTGATTGAAAATTTGTTTGGCGATTTTATACCCATCTGATTCTTCACTAATTGCTGTTTTGATATCTTCTAAATCATCAAATTCTTTGTAAGAACTTGCTCCGTCTTTTTTTACTAAAATTAACGCAGTGCCTAATCCAGTAAGCGATGACGGCTTACTAATGTCAATCGTTACTGTGACGTCTTGTAATGGCATTAAATCTCCTCCTTCAATTCAACACTTTCAATTACATCGATTTCAAATGTTTCTCGACCTCTTACTCGCAAACGAACATCAAATCCTACACGACGTTCATAATCGACCGTTAAAAAAACATCACGGTTGTTTGCATTAAGCACTTCAACAACTGTGATGTTTGCGTCTGATAGATCAATTGTGGCTTTACCTAAAAAGTAACCTCTAGCCTTATTTGAGTAATTCTCTGCATCTTCAATTTTCTCAGCATTACATGTGATTGATAAAACAATCTCTATATCTT
Encoded proteins:
- a CDS encoding DUF3383 family protein; this translates as MPLQDVTVTIDISKPSSLTGLGTALILVKKDGASSYKEFDDLEDIKTAISEESDGYKIAKQIFNQGDSRPDKVAIATYNPSAEPPVTAVSVLENYFYNDWYFVMLDTGAVTDYKEISDLVEEKELKIATHIVDSATDLEALKVGKYDRTFVIQHNKISEFLHAALIGQVGSKPVGSVTWKFKTLKFATPQDLTPVQLDEIHRNGGIAYVTKAGIDQTSEGKVISGEYIDVMHGKDWVKINIEQQVQRLFATNPKIAYSDSGIAQIEGAVRTVLEVAGQNGIIATDEANQYLYTINTKKRTEVSASDRAARKYDGLSFSFELEGAIHEAKIKGEISA
- a CDS encoding phage neck terminator protein: MYRYDDIWIPTQNGLSNYTKIEVIQAEGMGKQPPYPFFSIKSISPAISVGNVTESVDDNLMTIEQDIEIVLSITCNAEKIEDAENYSNKARGYFLGKATIDLSDANITVVEVLNANNRDVFLTVDYERRVGFDVRLRVRGRETFEIDVIESVELKEEI